A single genomic interval of Aureliella helgolandensis harbors:
- a CDS encoding HD domain-containing protein — MQTPDTFGTVGSTIKVAAGHYVDLVNPDPATIELRTIADALSKLCRFGGHTAAFYSVAEHSMLCCRLATDDGCSVAVLRAVLLHDAAEAYLGDIVKPLKLLLPEYHQLEDRMERAIMERFDVDLVGHAPAIREYDRQMLKVERKALLTEDDEPWADFDTIPDRHVILALDTPTQAANRFVAAALSVGLEL; from the coding sequence ATGCAAACTCCTGACACTTTTGGAACGGTTGGCTCCACGATCAAGGTGGCGGCCGGGCATTATGTCGACTTGGTCAACCCCGATCCGGCGACGATCGAACTGCGGACCATCGCCGACGCGCTCAGCAAGCTGTGCCGCTTTGGTGGTCATACCGCCGCGTTCTATTCGGTCGCCGAGCATTCGATGCTCTGTTGCCGATTGGCGACCGACGATGGTTGCTCGGTGGCAGTGCTGCGGGCGGTGTTGTTGCACGATGCCGCCGAGGCGTATTTGGGAGACATCGTTAAACCACTCAAATTGCTATTGCCCGAGTATCACCAGCTCGAGGATCGGATGGAACGGGCGATCATGGAGCGATTCGACGTCGACCTGGTGGGGCATGCCCCTGCGATTCGCGAGTACGACCGGCAGATGCTGAAAGTCGAACGCAAGGCCCTGTTGACCGAGGATGACGAGCCCTGGGCCGATTTCGACACGATCCCCGATCGCCACGTGATCCTGGCGCTGGACACGCCGACCCAGGCCGCCAATCGGTTCGTGGCCGCGGCCCTCAGTGTCGGATTGGAACTGTAA
- a CDS encoding phenylacetate--CoA ligase family protein, which yields MSSEPHPAVRTFPSSQAAIADSWGWDETRLKQWQLDRFNAQLREILPANEFYRRKFAGESLQLQSLDQLSDLPLTEKSELVKSSQESPGELSAHHTYARSAYSRLHRTSGTTGSPLMILDTAADWQWWSDTWQHVLQAAHVTPEDRVFLAFSFGPFIGFWSAHQACVDRGATVIPGGGLSSLARLEFLRQSAATVVLCTPSYALHLGEVAKAEKVDLQSLAVDRIIVAGEAGGSVPAVRAKIESLWNAQVVDHSGATEIGPWGFGWPQRPGVHLIETSFIAELLPLANEPGNSQSNLHELLITSLGRWGAPVIRYRTGDVVRPTRPAAGPCRFLWLEEGVVGRVDDMVTIRGVNIFPSSVDAIVREETEIAEYRVLVKRAGHLDQLALEIEADHEVRERIEKLLTIRLGLRIPVQCVAMNSLPRSEGKSRRWQDVR from the coding sequence GTGAGTAGCGAACCCCACCCCGCAGTTAGGACTTTCCCCTCCTCTCAAGCCGCCATTGCCGACTCTTGGGGATGGGATGAAACGCGCCTTAAGCAATGGCAACTAGACCGCTTCAATGCCCAATTGCGTGAGATTTTGCCTGCCAATGAATTCTATCGCCGCAAGTTCGCTGGCGAATCACTCCAGCTGCAGAGTCTTGACCAGCTCTCGGATCTGCCACTGACCGAAAAATCGGAGTTGGTCAAGAGCTCGCAGGAGAGCCCCGGGGAATTGAGTGCTCACCACACCTATGCCCGCTCGGCCTATTCGCGTCTTCACCGCACCAGTGGCACCACGGGCAGCCCTCTCATGATTCTCGATACGGCGGCGGATTGGCAATGGTGGTCTGATACTTGGCAACATGTGCTCCAAGCCGCTCACGTAACGCCAGAGGACCGTGTCTTCTTGGCTTTTTCTTTCGGTCCCTTCATCGGATTTTGGAGCGCGCATCAGGCGTGCGTGGATCGTGGTGCGACCGTGATTCCCGGCGGTGGCTTGTCCTCGCTGGCGCGGCTTGAGTTTCTGCGGCAGTCGGCGGCTACCGTGGTCCTTTGCACCCCCTCCTACGCTTTGCATTTGGGAGAAGTTGCTAAGGCGGAGAAAGTCGACCTGCAATCGCTGGCGGTCGACCGCATCATTGTGGCTGGGGAAGCGGGCGGCAGTGTGCCAGCGGTCCGCGCCAAGATCGAATCGCTCTGGAACGCTCAGGTGGTTGACCATAGTGGGGCGACTGAGATTGGGCCCTGGGGATTCGGCTGGCCCCAACGTCCCGGGGTGCATTTGATCGAAACCAGTTTTATTGCCGAATTGTTGCCACTGGCTAACGAGCCAGGGAATTCGCAGAGCAATCTCCATGAACTACTGATCACATCGCTCGGACGATGGGGGGCGCCAGTGATTCGCTATCGGACCGGCGACGTGGTTCGCCCCACTCGCCCCGCTGCAGGCCCTTGCCGTTTTCTCTGGCTGGAGGAGGGCGTGGTCGGCCGCGTCGATGATATGGTGACCATCCGTGGCGTGAATATCTTCCCCAGCAGTGTGGATGCCATCGTCCGCGAGGAAACTGAAATCGCAGAGTATCGAGTCCTCGTAAAGCGGGCTGGGCACTTGGACCAGCTAGCACTCGAAATTGAAGCGGATCATGAGGTCCGCGAACGGATTGAAAAATTGTTGACAATTCGGCTGGGCTTGAGGATCCCGGTGCAGTGTGTTGCCATGAATTCATTGCCGCGCAGCGAGGGGAAATCACGGCGTTGGCAGGATGTGCGATAG
- a CDS encoding carbon storage regulator translates to MLVLSRCTSQQITLTVPPSTTATEIKVQVVEVRGNRTRLGLMAARSVRILRDELLPHSPTAQNATAAPASNADR, encoded by the coding sequence ATGCTAGTTCTCTCACGATGCACCTCCCAGCAGATCACTCTGACCGTTCCCCCCAGCACCACTGCGACCGAGATCAAGGTCCAGGTGGTCGAAGTCCGCGGCAACCGTACTCGGCTCGGCCTGATGGCGGCCCGCTCGGTCCGGATCTTGCGCGACGAACTTCTGCCGCATTCGCCGACTGCACAGAACGCCACAGCCGCCCCGGCCAGCAATGCGGATCGCTAA
- the gndA gene encoding NADP-dependent phosphogluconate dehydrogenase translates to MSEKCDFGLIGLAVMGENLALNVESRGNRIAVYNRSTDKVDRLMEGRAKGKNFVGCHSIEELVGSLKKPRLVMTLVKAGEAVDDLIEQLLPHMEPGDVIIDGGNEHYTNTERRTKYVESKGLLYVGAGVSGGEEGALKGPSLMPGGSPAAWPLIKPIFQAISAKVGPNDDIPCCEWVGPRGAGHYVKMVHNGIEYGDMQLICEAYQILKEVGGLSNDELYDVFEDWNNGDLQSYLIEITRDIFSAKDDQPDGQGYLVDQILDVAGAKGTGKWMSQLALDLGVPSTLVTTAVYARGLSAVKEARQRASKVLQGPQTGDNPEFAAGVSKLAGDKKAFVEAVRKALYASKICSYAQGFVQLQAASEEHDWGLNYGDCALLWRGGCIIRAKFLDRIKEAFDEQPKLENLLLYPFFKNIIDESQAAWRAVIIAATQLGVPTPAFSAALGYYDSYRRERLPANLLQAQRDYFGAHTYKRVDREGTFHSEWLELRKQPSN, encoded by the coding sequence ATGAGTGAAAAGTGTGATTTCGGTTTGATTGGCTTGGCCGTAATGGGCGAGAACTTGGCACTCAACGTAGAGAGTCGGGGGAATCGAATTGCGGTCTACAATCGCTCCACTGACAAGGTAGACCGGTTGATGGAGGGGCGTGCCAAAGGGAAGAACTTTGTAGGCTGCCATTCAATCGAAGAGCTTGTGGGCTCTCTGAAAAAACCTCGTTTGGTAATGACGCTGGTCAAAGCGGGCGAAGCGGTGGACGACTTGATTGAGCAGCTGCTGCCTCATATGGAGCCAGGCGATGTGATCATCGATGGCGGCAACGAGCACTACACCAACACAGAGCGACGCACGAAGTACGTTGAAAGCAAGGGTTTGTTGTACGTCGGTGCGGGCGTGTCGGGTGGAGAAGAGGGAGCCCTCAAGGGGCCGAGCCTGATGCCTGGCGGTAGTCCAGCGGCATGGCCATTGATCAAGCCCATTTTTCAAGCGATCTCGGCCAAGGTTGGCCCGAACGACGATATTCCATGCTGCGAGTGGGTCGGGCCTCGCGGTGCCGGACACTATGTGAAGATGGTTCACAACGGCATTGAATACGGAGACATGCAATTGATTTGCGAAGCCTACCAAATCCTGAAGGAGGTGGGGGGGCTGTCCAACGACGAGCTGTATGACGTTTTCGAAGATTGGAACAACGGCGATTTGCAGAGCTATCTGATTGAAATCACCCGCGACATCTTCAGTGCCAAAGATGATCAACCCGATGGTCAAGGCTACCTCGTCGACCAGATCCTAGACGTGGCCGGAGCGAAGGGGACTGGCAAGTGGATGAGTCAGTTGGCTTTGGACCTCGGGGTGCCGAGCACGCTGGTAACCACGGCGGTCTACGCCCGCGGGCTTTCCGCAGTCAAAGAAGCCAGGCAGCGAGCCAGCAAAGTGCTGCAAGGGCCTCAAACGGGAGACAATCCTGAATTTGCCGCTGGTGTCAGCAAATTGGCTGGCGACAAGAAGGCGTTTGTGGAAGCGGTTCGCAAGGCGCTCTACGCCTCCAAAATCTGCAGCTACGCGCAAGGCTTTGTGCAGTTGCAAGCCGCTTCCGAAGAACACGATTGGGGACTCAACTATGGCGACTGCGCCCTGCTATGGCGTGGTGGCTGTATCATTCGGGCCAAGTTCCTAGATCGGATCAAGGAAGCCTTTGACGAGCAGCCCAAGCTGGAGAATCTGCTACTCTACCCGTTCTTCAAGAACATCATCGACGAGAGTCAGGCTGCCTGGCGAGCGGTAATCATTGCCGCAACTCAGTTGGGTGTTCCCACCCCGGCATTCTCTGCCGCCTTGGGCTACTACGACAGCTACCGTCGCGAGCGTCTGCCCGCCAACTTACTGCAAGCCCAACGCGACTACTTTGGGGCGCACACCTACAAGCGGGTCGACCGAGAAGGCACATTCCACTCCGAATGGCTTGAACTCCGTAAGCAACCTAGCAATTAG
- a CDS encoding tyrosine-type recombinase/integrase: MGTVYRRTKGGKYHGEYTNAHGKRVRRTTGTTRKQDAERIVAQWESDAAAARHGVAISQDVTLAELVDEYLDYLGNSGAKHLTMTRSRVTRILTEAGWTKPAHMNQFELEKTVRRLKDEKTGKPLALRTQGHYITAAKSFSRWLTILRNVLHRDPLAGTKKPNFSADRRLSRRFLLPTEWRWLSQTPNALLYETAIQTGFRAAEIMHLKPEHLADDHIYLPAVHTKNKQPAKQYVTADLLTKLAGQLPFIVNDSQRLAKLLRADLAIARSAYIDSLPRDTAPDPVFLMPEDARGNVLDFHSLRHTCGAWLAIRNVNPKVIQSVMRHSTITLTLDTYGHLLPGAERDVVAHFEHMLTECQ; encoded by the coding sequence ATGGGAACCGTCTACCGTCGCACGAAGGGGGGCAAATACCACGGCGAGTACACCAACGCACACGGCAAACGCGTCCGCCGAACGACCGGGACAACTCGCAAGCAGGATGCCGAGCGGATCGTCGCACAGTGGGAGTCGGATGCCGCAGCAGCTCGACACGGTGTCGCCATCTCGCAAGACGTCACGCTGGCCGAGCTGGTCGACGAATATCTGGACTACCTCGGCAACTCGGGGGCAAAGCACTTGACGATGACTCGCAGTCGCGTGACTCGGATCCTCACCGAAGCTGGCTGGACAAAGCCGGCACACATGAATCAATTCGAGCTCGAGAAGACCGTCCGACGCCTGAAAGATGAGAAGACCGGCAAGCCGCTAGCCCTTCGCACCCAAGGGCACTACATCACGGCCGCCAAGTCGTTTAGCCGCTGGCTAACGATCCTGCGTAACGTCCTGCATCGCGATCCCCTGGCCGGTACCAAGAAACCGAACTTCTCGGCCGATCGTCGCCTCTCCCGGCGTTTCCTACTGCCGACCGAATGGCGGTGGCTGTCTCAAACACCCAACGCGCTACTTTACGAGACCGCCATCCAAACCGGCTTTCGCGCTGCAGAGATTATGCACCTCAAGCCAGAGCACCTGGCGGACGACCATATCTATTTGCCGGCCGTGCATACCAAGAACAAGCAGCCCGCCAAACAGTACGTCACAGCCGACCTACTGACCAAGCTGGCCGGACAGCTACCATTTATCGTCAACGATTCCCAGCGATTGGCAAAGCTCTTGCGAGCGGATCTGGCTATCGCTCGCAGTGCATATATCGACAGCCTACCGCGTGACACTGCGCCCGACCCAGTATTCCTCATGCCCGAGGACGCTCGCGGCAATGTCTTAGACTTCCACTCCTTGCGTCACACCTGCGGCGCCTGGTTGGCAATCCGCAACGTTAACCCCAAGGTGATCCAATCCGTGATGCGTCACAGCACCATCACGCTAACCCTGGACACCTATGGTCACCTACTGCCCGGAGCGGAGCGAGACGTCGTCGCCCACTTCGAGCACATGCTCACGGAATGTCAGTGA
- a CDS encoding Ada3 domain-containing protein, with the protein MSSSTSARPVKILGDCVCGGNSDSPNFDCERCKLVYCIVRAAELRRLQTEFATTDNHNVARQALTELAKCEERFDRLLSRFALTPEAHLTPEAQSAAATSLLPGQDSGRQYYDRE; encoded by the coding sequence ATGAGTTCCAGTACTTCGGCTCGGCCGGTCAAGATCTTGGGGGATTGCGTCTGTGGCGGCAATTCGGACTCTCCGAATTTCGACTGCGAGCGGTGCAAGCTGGTGTATTGCATTGTCCGGGCGGCAGAGCTCCGGCGTCTGCAAACCGAATTTGCCACCACCGACAACCACAACGTCGCCCGCCAGGCGTTGACCGAACTAGCGAAGTGCGAGGAGCGGTTCGATCGCCTCCTGTCGCGATTCGCCCTAACACCGGAGGCCCACCTAACACCGGAAGCCCAGTCGGCTGCCGCCACATCCCTGCTTCCCGGCCAAGACTCCGGCCGGCAGTACTACGACCGCGAATAA
- a CDS encoding tyrosine-type recombinase/integrase translates to MASLTHESNGRTGWRLRVYDPTDSDRRHSVWLGEMPAREAEKIRRHVEAVVESQKLATPMPGETLRWLSKIDDRLRRKLAPLLGAARTLRQAVAAYLLEVARQHKRSTVEAYADTLRQLCDSFGHVQMRALSAEVLDDWLGGLNTTPNTRAKHAKQLKTFLRWARRQRWVDDLEIRSSSAIGVGKKSFIEVGAFDSLLSHFHDPEMRAALALARWTGMRVPSELLTLQRSHIDWESLRITIVDSKRSKRAARAPPVLRETPMFPELVPLLEAVWPLGEHPTDPLLPGIVAMGGRTFAKRCRAARDSLGLCWPRLFTSLRATRRTELIARFDASTVSEWIGHSPEVSRRNYTVVADETWREATGGSSLP, encoded by the coding sequence ATGGCATCACTCACTCACGAATCGAACGGGCGGACCGGCTGGCGGCTGCGGGTCTATGATCCGACCGACAGCGACCGTCGGCACTCGGTGTGGTTGGGGGAAATGCCTGCTCGCGAGGCTGAAAAGATCCGGCGGCATGTCGAGGCGGTGGTCGAATCGCAAAAGCTAGCCACGCCCATGCCGGGCGAAACCCTGCGATGGTTGTCCAAGATCGACGATCGGCTGCGGCGCAAGCTGGCTCCATTGCTCGGGGCGGCTCGCACGCTACGCCAGGCGGTGGCCGCGTATCTGCTGGAGGTCGCTCGGCAGCATAAGCGGTCGACGGTCGAGGCCTACGCCGACACGCTGCGGCAATTGTGTGACTCCTTTGGTCACGTGCAAATGCGGGCTCTGTCGGCCGAGGTGCTGGACGATTGGTTGGGCGGTCTCAATACGACCCCCAACACGCGGGCGAAACACGCCAAGCAATTAAAAACATTCCTGCGTTGGGCCCGCCGGCAGCGGTGGGTCGACGATCTAGAGATCCGGTCGAGTTCGGCGATCGGGGTCGGCAAGAAATCATTTATCGAGGTCGGTGCGTTCGATTCGCTGCTGTCCCATTTTCACGATCCCGAGATGCGGGCCGCGTTGGCTCTGGCCAGGTGGACGGGGATGCGGGTACCGAGCGAGCTGCTGACGCTGCAGCGATCGCACATCGATTGGGAATCGCTGCGGATCACGATCGTCGATAGCAAGCGATCCAAACGCGCCGCGCGAGCTCCGCCGGTCTTGCGGGAAACACCGATGTTCCCCGAGCTGGTGCCGCTGCTAGAAGCGGTCTGGCCACTCGGTGAACATCCGACCGATCCCCTGTTGCCCGGTATTGTGGCGATGGGTGGTCGGACCTTTGCGAAGCGGTGTCGGGCCGCTCGCGACTCCCTCGGATTATGTTGGCCCAGACTGTTTACCTCGCTGCGTGCGACGCGCCGAACTGAGTTGATCGCTCGGTTCGATGCCAGCACGGTGAGCGAATGGATTGGGCATTCCCCGGAAGTTTCCCGCCGCAATTATACGGTGGTGGCTGACGAAACGTGGAGGGAGGCAACGGGCGGTTCCAGTCTACCCTAG
- a CDS encoding helix-turn-helix domain-containing protein, whose product MSGERWPALLSLQDAAEYLGVSTQTVGRLKARGAIRSVVVNGTTLIRYRRSDLDLYIERLPEGDGACPNPALA is encoded by the coding sequence ATGAGTGGAGAGCGGTGGCCGGCTTTGTTGAGTCTGCAGGATGCGGCGGAGTATCTGGGGGTTTCGACTCAGACCGTCGGGCGGCTCAAGGCCCGTGGAGCGATTCGCTCGGTGGTGGTCAATGGGACGACGCTGATCCGGTACCGCCGCAGCGACCTGGATTTGTACATCGAACGGTTGCCCGAGGGTGATGGGGCGTGCCCAAACCCGGCATTGGCTTAG
- the zwf gene encoding glucose-6-phosphate dehydrogenase codes for MAHTMVIFGASGDLTSRKLIPALYRLFQRGRLPADTRVVGFSRSDYSDEQWREQLTATTTKYVGKDFDAQSWKEFSKFIHYCSGDIQTPADFEKLAHRLEQLEGDQTIDRVYYVATMPQLYEMAAQHLGQAGLADDSSGARRIVIEKPFGTDLKTARHLNQAIGKVFREDQVYRIDHYLGKETVQNIMVLRYGNSIFEPLWNRNYIDHVQITVAEEVVVGRRGDYYDGSGVLRDMFQNHIFQLMMVTAMEPPVKFNSDSVRDEKVKVLKAVRPMKGADFADCGVRGQYEGYRKEVGVAPDSPTETFAALKLHIDNWRWQGVPFYLRSGKALSCRTTQIVIEFKEPPHLLFGGGKHTAPQANRLVIQIQPAEGIQIHFQSKVPDADMSMRQSELDFRFDSGGTSLPDSYQRLLQDVLMGDASLFARSDEVESAWAIIDPIIAAWRSPAAPAMNSYPIESWGPEASTHWMQDSERNWFDVCPVIS; via the coding sequence ATGGCACATACGATGGTCATCTTTGGAGCATCTGGCGATTTGACAAGTCGCAAGTTAATCCCAGCTCTCTATCGCCTTTTCCAGCGTGGACGACTCCCCGCGGATACGCGTGTCGTCGGTTTTTCTCGGAGTGATTATTCCGACGAGCAGTGGCGAGAGCAGTTAACAGCTACGACCACGAAGTACGTCGGCAAGGACTTTGACGCACAGAGCTGGAAAGAGTTTTCCAAATTCATTCATTATTGTTCTGGAGATATTCAAACGCCGGCTGATTTTGAAAAGTTGGCTCATCGGTTAGAGCAATTGGAAGGTGACCAAACCATCGACCGAGTGTACTACGTGGCCACGATGCCACAGTTGTATGAAATGGCCGCTCAACACTTGGGCCAAGCCGGCTTGGCCGACGATTCGTCGGGTGCCAGACGCATCGTCATCGAAAAGCCATTCGGCACCGATTTAAAAACCGCGCGACACTTGAACCAAGCGATCGGTAAAGTCTTCCGGGAAGACCAGGTGTACCGCATCGACCACTACCTGGGCAAAGAGACCGTCCAAAACATTATGGTGCTGCGGTACGGCAACTCCATCTTTGAACCGTTGTGGAATCGAAACTACATTGACCACGTTCAGATCACGGTCGCCGAGGAAGTCGTGGTTGGCCGCCGAGGGGACTATTACGATGGATCGGGTGTGCTACGGGACATGTTCCAGAATCACATCTTCCAATTGATGATGGTGACCGCCATGGAACCGCCGGTCAAATTCAATTCCGATTCGGTCCGCGATGAGAAAGTGAAAGTCCTCAAAGCAGTGCGTCCGATGAAAGGCGCCGACTTTGCCGATTGCGGAGTGCGAGGTCAGTATGAGGGTTACCGCAAAGAGGTGGGGGTGGCTCCCGACAGTCCCACCGAGACCTTCGCCGCCCTGAAGCTCCACATTGACAATTGGCGATGGCAGGGTGTCCCCTTTTACCTGCGCAGTGGCAAGGCGCTCAGTTGTCGCACGACTCAGATCGTGATTGAATTCAAAGAACCACCTCACCTCCTATTTGGTGGAGGCAAGCACACCGCTCCACAAGCCAATCGCTTGGTGATTCAGATTCAGCCCGCTGAAGGCATCCAGATCCACTTCCAGTCGAAAGTTCCTGACGCCGATATGTCGATGCGGCAAAGTGAGTTGGACTTCCGATTCGACAGTGGTGGCACATCGCTGCCCGACTCTTACCAGCGTTTGCTGCAGGATGTTTTGATGGGGGATGCGAGTCTCTTTGCACGGAGCGATGAAGTGGAATCGGCCTGGGCCATTATTGATCCCATCATCGCAGCTTGGCGCAGTCCAGCCGCTCCCGCGATGAACTCCTATCCGATTGAAAGTTGGGGACCGGAGGCGTCTACTCACTGGATGCAGGACAGCGAACGCAACTGGTTCGATGTTTGCCCGGTCATCAGTTAG
- a CDS encoding beta-ketoacyl-[acyl-carrier-protein] synthase family protein has protein sequence MVGLDDIVVTGLGCVSPLGIGRSAFESGLLEQRCAIKQLLQLTDAQRTTVYGARIEDFVAKQFVTPRKALKVMSREVQTAYAAAHLAWEDAGLSEFTPDPDRLGVIYGSEMIPGDVQDLVSAARASGDVDPVKFSTWGEIFPREVFPLWMLKNLPNMPACHVGIAIDARGPNNTIAQEEVSGLLALSEATHIIARGAADLMVVGGMGSRVSDTRLSFRAHQLYDQHPFDASEPVDAPHCMPFDLRRRGIAAAEGSAAIVLERRSHAVRRGAEILAEVCSVSGRCGRPTQRFSGSREAIASAARAAMQEADISPTQLAHVSAQGYSEQTLDREEAAAIANIAPEVPVTAFSSYFGTAGAACGLLELIASILAVRNRKTLPTLGFAVPDPACPVAVADSEQTTDKNYILKLSFTPVGQASAAIVKCLN, from the coding sequence ATGGTTGGTTTAGACGACATTGTGGTAACTGGGCTGGGTTGCGTATCTCCGCTCGGCATCGGCCGCAGCGCATTCGAGAGCGGATTGCTCGAACAGCGATGTGCGATCAAGCAGCTCCTCCAATTGACCGACGCGCAGCGCACGACCGTATACGGTGCCCGCATTGAGGATTTTGTCGCCAAGCAATTCGTCACGCCTCGGAAAGCGTTGAAAGTCATGAGCCGGGAGGTGCAAACCGCCTATGCTGCGGCCCATCTTGCGTGGGAGGACGCGGGGCTTTCCGAATTCACTCCAGATCCCGACCGACTGGGAGTCATTTACGGCTCGGAAATGATTCCGGGCGATGTGCAAGACTTGGTATCAGCCGCACGTGCTAGTGGGGATGTCGATCCCGTCAAGTTTTCGACTTGGGGTGAGATCTTCCCACGCGAGGTCTTCCCACTGTGGATGCTCAAGAACCTGCCCAACATGCCAGCCTGTCATGTCGGCATCGCCATCGATGCGCGGGGGCCGAACAACACCATCGCTCAAGAGGAGGTCAGCGGGCTCCTGGCACTCTCCGAAGCAACGCATATTATTGCGCGTGGAGCGGCCGATTTGATGGTCGTTGGCGGCATGGGCTCGCGTGTTTCCGACACGCGACTCTCCTTTCGAGCACATCAGCTGTACGACCAGCATCCGTTTGATGCCTCGGAACCGGTCGACGCGCCCCACTGCATGCCGTTTGACCTGCGGCGTCGCGGCATTGCCGCCGCTGAGGGTTCGGCGGCCATCGTGCTGGAACGGCGCAGTCACGCCGTACGTCGTGGCGCAGAGATCCTGGCCGAGGTTTGCAGCGTGAGCGGGCGGTGCGGACGGCCCACCCAGCGCTTCAGCGGTAGTCGCGAGGCCATCGCTTCCGCGGCGCGGGCCGCCATGCAAGAAGCAGATATTTCACCAACCCAGCTCGCCCACGTCTCCGCGCAAGGCTACTCGGAACAAACGCTGGACCGCGAGGAGGCGGCCGCCATTGCAAACATTGCTCCCGAAGTTCCGGTTACCGCCTTCTCCAGTTATTTTGGGACAGCCGGTGCCGCCTGCGGTCTGCTGGAGTTGATTGCAAGCATCCTGGCAGTTCGAAACCGCAAGACGCTGCCCACGCTGGGCTTTGCCGTGCCAGACCCGGCCTGTCCCGTCGCGGTGGCCGATAGCGAGCAGACAACCGACAAAAACTATATATTAAAGCTGAGTTTCACGCCCGTCGGTCAAGCCTCAGCAGCGATAGTCAAGTGTCTGAATTAG
- a CDS encoding arginyltransferase gives MSELEFLKPVIDETDVCPYLPEQIARMPLSISNRRLNPQDLDTLLAHGYRRTGWFFYRTQCPNCAACEPMRLEVEHFQTTRSQRRAEKMGDTYLETRIGPPQLDAQRIRMFDAHRVGRHLTSSKTPSTASDYRSFLLNSHFEILEISLWLDEVLIGISITDVGDSSLSAVYCFFDPAYARYSLGTYAILKQIELARATDRRWLYLGLYVADNEHLRYKAKFAPHERRIANQWQAS, from the coding sequence GTGTCTGAATTAGAGTTCCTCAAACCGGTCATTGATGAAACCGACGTTTGCCCCTACCTCCCCGAGCAGATAGCTCGGATGCCGTTGAGCATCTCCAATCGCAGGCTGAATCCCCAGGATCTCGACACTCTACTAGCGCATGGCTACCGGCGCACCGGCTGGTTTTTCTATCGTACTCAGTGCCCCAATTGTGCCGCTTGCGAACCCATGCGACTGGAGGTTGAGCATTTTCAAACCACTCGCTCGCAGCGACGCGCCGAGAAGATGGGGGACACCTATCTGGAGACGCGCATCGGTCCACCTCAACTCGATGCGCAGCGGATACGCATGTTCGACGCACACCGGGTTGGCCGACATTTGACCAGCAGCAAGACTCCATCGACCGCCTCAGACTATCGCTCCTTCCTGCTGAATTCCCATTTTGAGATTTTGGAAATCAGCTTATGGCTCGATGAAGTCCTGATAGGGATCTCCATCACGGATGTCGGCGATAGCAGCCTGTCTGCAGTTTATTGCTTTTTTGATCCAGCCTATGCACGCTACAGCCTCGGCACGTACGCCATTCTGAAGCAAATTGAGTTAGCCCGAGCCACCGATCGCCGCTGGCTGTACCTGGGGCTTTACGTTGCGGACAATGAGCATCTCAGGTACAAGGCCAAGTTTGCCCCGCACGAGCGTCGCATCGCAAACCAGTGGCAGGCTAGCTAG